One window of Bacillus sp. THAF10 genomic DNA carries:
- a CDS encoding FixH family protein codes for MKKFSIFIGFLTLLVLAACGNAEQKENSNSDEMPAMVEVEVKLPEHAEPNKKVKIEAFVTQGEEKVDDASEVKFEIWKKGQEENHEMVEASNDGDGIYSIEKTFKEEAVYYVVAHTTAREMHVMPRVEFTVGHPEDTEHDHEEEGHDHKEHEKTDHHNEDSHGHDNTLTMNLLTDAKVSANKETTLTTELTRDGAEFEGANVRFEVWHEDSENHVFIDAKEVSEGVYEAKATLKETGLHYVQIHVEKDELHEHQKEEVEVE; via the coding sequence ATGAAAAAATTTAGTATATTTATCGGTTTCCTTACACTACTTGTACTGGCGGCATGTGGTAATGCTGAGCAAAAAGAAAATAGCAACAGCGACGAAATGCCTGCCATGGTAGAAGTTGAAGTGAAATTACCAGAACACGCTGAGCCTAATAAGAAAGTCAAAATAGAAGCCTTCGTTACCCAAGGAGAGGAAAAAGTCGATGACGCCTCGGAAGTGAAATTTGAGATCTGGAAAAAAGGCCAGGAAGAGAATCATGAAATGGTAGAAGCTTCAAATGATGGAGATGGCATCTACTCCATAGAAAAAACCTTTAAAGAAGAAGCTGTTTACTATGTTGTTGCCCACACTACAGCTAGAGAAATGCACGTGATGCCACGAGTGGAGTTCACGGTTGGTCATCCAGAAGATACCGAGCATGATCATGAAGAAGAGGGTCATGACCATAAGGAACACGAGAAAACAGACCATCATAACGAAGATAGTCATGGACATGACAATACGTTAACTATGAATTTGCTAACAGACGCGAAGGTTTCTGCGAATAAGGAAACTACTTTGACAACCGAGCTGACGCGAGATGGTGCTGAGTTTGAAGGAGCAAATGTACGCTTTGAGGTGTGGCATGAGGACTCAGAGAATCATGTGTTTATTGATGCAAAGGAAGTTAGTGAAGGCGTATATGAAGCAAAAGCAACTTTAAAGGAAACTGGCCTTCATTACGTGCAAATTCATGTGGAAAAGGATGAGCTGCATGAGCATCAGAAGGAAGAAGTGGAGGTTGAGTAA